Genomic window (Thomasclavelia spiroformis DSM 1552):
GTAGAAGATGATTTTTATGATATTAATCATCAAAATATTTTTAAAGCAATGGCTGCTATCAATGAAGATGGTATGCCTGTAGATGTTACCACGGTAACATCTTATCTTATGGATCATAATCAATTAGATAAAATTGGTGGCGTTGATTATTTATTCCGTTTAAGTGAATCTGTTCCAACTGTTGCTCATAGTGAATATTATTTAAAGATATTACATGATAAAGCAATTTTAAGAAGAATTATTAGGGAAACGACAAGAATTGCTGAAAGTGCATATGATGATGTTGATAATATCGATGCTTTTATAGATGAAACCGAAAGAACTATTCTTCAAGTAACACAAGATCGAAGTGCCGGAGAGTTTAGAGAAATTCGTAGTGTTATTAAAAGCGTGACAGATCGTTTAAATATGTTACAAAAAATTGATGGGAATATTTCAGGGGTTAGATCAGGATTTCGTGATCTTGATAAAATAACTTCAGGTTTTCAAAAAGGTGATTTAATTATTTTAGCAGCTCGTCCAGCGATGGGGAAAACAGCTTTTGCACTGAATATCGCTCATAATGCCGCATATAAATCTAAAGAACCGGTAGCTATATTTTCATTGGAAATGCCAGCTGAACAATTAGTACAGCGTATTATTTGTTCAATGGGAAGTATCGAAGGGGCCTCAATGCGTACAGGTGAAGTTTTAAAAACTAATGCCAATAAATATTATGCAGCGGCTGAACGTGTATCTAAATGTAATTTGTATATAGATGATAGTCCAGGGATTAAAATTAATGATATTGTTGCTAAAAGTAGAAAATTAAAATCAGAACATGGATTAAAAATGATTGTAATCGATTATTTACAGTTGATTACTTCATCATCTAAAAATCGTGAAAATAGACAACAAGAAGTTTCTGAAATTTCAAGAACACTAAAAGCATTAGCCAGAGAGTTAGAAGTACCTGTTATTTCGTTATCACAGTTATCGCGTTCAGTTGAACAACGACCTAATAAACGTCCAATGATGTCGGATTTAAGAGAATCTGGAGCAATTGAACAGGATGCAGACATCGTTTCTTTTATTTATCGTGAAGATTATTATAAAAATAATGAAGATAATAAAACTGAAGAAACTGGTTTAACTGAAATAATTATTGCGAAACATCGTAATGGTGCAACTGGTGAAGTTAATTTGGCGTTTGAAAAAAATTATAGCCGTTTTTCTGATTTAGCTCATATTGGACCTGATGGTACTAGTGATGGAATAAGAGATATTAGAAGCTAAAGAAAGGATAAGTTTAATAATGTATCATCAATATCGTGGAGGTTGGTTAGAAGTAATTTGTGGATGTATGTTTTCTGGTAAAACAGAAGAGCTAATTCGTAGAATAAATGTTTTAAGTTATGCTAAAAAAAATATCGTCGTATTTAAACCAAAGGTTGATAATCGTTATTCAGATACAGAAATTGTATCTCATTCAGGATCTCGAGTACCTTGTAAGATTGTTGAAAAAGCGCAAGATATTTTAAAATTAGTCAATGATGATGTTGAAGTTGTAGCAATTGATGAAATTCAGTTTTTTGATAAAGATATTGTAGATGTATGTGAATATTTAGCTGATAAAGGCATAAGAGTAATAGTGGCAGGTTTGGATAAAGATTTTAGAGGTGAATCTTTTGGAGTGATGCCAGAGTTGCTTACTCGAGCAGAGTTTGTTACTAAATTAACGGCTGTTTGTGCTAAATGTGGAGCTCCTGCAACTAGAACTCAAAGATTAGTCGATGGAAAACCGGCTTCTTTTGAAGATCCTGTTGTATTAATTGGAGCTGTTGAGCATTATGAACCTCGATGTCGACACTGTCATGAGGTACGCAATCGACCTAATAAGTTTTAATATAAAAATAAAGACAAGTTACATTAGTAACTTGTCTTCTATATTCTATGATTAAAGGGAGGGGTAGTTTTCTACTACACCTATATAATAAAATGGTTAGGTGAACTCAATGTGAACTATAATTAATATGAATAAATTTTTATTTAAATGTTAAATAATTGTGTTGAAATCAAGTAAAATATATTTTGCTTATTTTTTATGTTTATTATATAATATGAGAGGTTTGGAGGTATAAATCATGAATGAAAGTATGTTAGAACGTTTAAAAACAATGGAAAACAGATATGAAGAATTAGGACATATGCTGATGGATCCTGATATTGGTAGTGATATTAAAAAGATGACAGATGTAACAAAAGAACAAGCATCATTACAAGCAGCATATGATTTATATCAAGAGTATAAAGAAATTGAAAATGGAATTGAAGAAGCTAAAGAACTAGCTAAAGAACATGATCCTGAGATTAAAGAAATGGCTAAAATGGAACTAGCTGAATTGGAAGAAAAATTACCTGATGTTATTAAAAAATTAGAAATTGAATTAATTCCAAAAGATCCTAATGATAATAAAGATGTAATTATGGAAATTCGTGGTGCAGCCGGTGGTGATGAAGGAAATATTTTTGCTGGTGATTTATATCGTATGTATGTAAAATATGCAGAATCACAAGGATGGAAAGTTGAAGTTATGGAAGCCATTGATGCTGAAGCTGGAGGATATTCTTTAATTTCTTTTATGGTTAAAGGTGAAGGGGTCTATGGAAAATTAAAGTTTGAATCTGGATCACACCGTGTTCAACGTGTACCTAAAACAGAAACGCAGGGAAGAGTACACACTTCTACAGCAACAGTTTTAGTTATGCCTGAAGTAGAAGAAGTAGATGTAGAAATTAATAAAAATGATTTAAGAATTGATACTTATCGTGCTAGTGGTGCTGGTGGACAGCATATTAATAAAACTGATTCAGCGGTAAGAATTACGCATATTCCAACTGGGATTGTTGCAGCAAGTCAAGATGGTCGTTCACAACATGATAATAAGGATAAGGCAATGAAAGCTTTGATCGCAAGAATCTATGATTATTATCAACAACAACAAGATCAACAAGTTGAAAGTGAAAGAAAAAGTAAAGTTGGAACTGGAGATCGTGCTGAAAAGATTAGAACATATAATTATCCACAAAATCGTGTAACTGATCATCGTATTGGATTAACAATTCAACAATTAGATCGAATTATTGAAGGTAAATTGGATGATATTATTACAGCGTTAATTAATGAAGATCAACGTTTAAAATTGGAAGGACAAAATTAATGACAACTGTAAAAGAGTTAATTAAACAAGCTGAAAGTCGTTTGGATGATAGTAATAAGGATGTAAATGCTGCAAAAGTTTTGTTTTATCATTTAGCCAATAAAGAACCACATGAACTTTATTTGATGTATGATGAAGAAGTTGATAAAGAATTAGAAAAGCAGTTTTTAATGGGAATGGAAGAATACTATAATGGTAGACCGATTCAATATATTAAAGGAGTAGAAACATTTTTTGGACGTGATTTCAAAGTAAATGAAAATGTTTTAATTCCTCGTTATGAAACAGAAGAATTAGTTGAAAATATTTTATATCGTATCGATGATTATTTTTCAGGTTATAAAAATATTACATTGTGTGATGTTGGAACAGGTAGTGGAGCAATTGCAATAAGTTTAGCTTTAGAAGAACCTAAATTAAAAGTCTATGCTACAGATATTTCTGATTTAGCACTTACTGTTGCAAAGGAAAATGCTAATAATTTAAAAGCAGATGTTGAATTTTTAGTTGGGGATATGTTACAGCCTTTAATTGAGAAAAATCTTAAAGTAGATATATTTGTTTCTAATCCACCTTATATACCTCAAGAACAAGAAATAGAAGCTGTTGTTAAAGATAATGAACCGCATGTGGCATTATTTGGTGGAAATGACGGATTGTATTTTTATCGTAAGATTTTTGAAAGGGTAAATGAGTTATTGAACGAACGCGCATTGTTAGCTTTTGAAATGGGCTTCGATCAAAGAGAACTGATGGAAGAAGCGTTGCAAAAATATTTTCCTAATGATCCGTATGAAATTATTAAAGATATAAACGGCAAAGACCGTATGTTATTTATTTATCGGAATTTAAAGTAAGAAACAAATAAATATGAAAACATTCATTGTGTTAATAAGCTCTATGGATGTTTTTATTATGAAGTAAATACCACATGCTATGTGCGTGTTAAGTGTTAGTTTTAATATTATAAAAAATTTCCAATGATATTTATTGGCGTTATAAAATCTGATAGGGACTTGAAATTTTTGTTTCAAGTCCCTATCAGATTTTAAAAAGCACCTTTATTCCCATTTAATTTTATAATACCTATTTATTTAAATTATCTTGTTAAGCTTTTAATAATTATTAAAAAGTTAAAATAGATATATTATAATATAGTTGTATTAAGTAATTTTTTAGATGTCAAAAGTAGGTTTAAATTTTAATAATTTAAATACAAATACATAATATTATTATATAAAGTAGAGTTTACTATAAATTTAAGATATACTGAGTTATTTTTAATAGAGAAGATGTAAATGAATTTTAAAATTTATATAGGAAAGAATGACTGAATATTTAATATTAAAAAGTTATTGGATAAGAGATAGGAAAGGAAATAATGGTAACTTTAAAGAGGAAAAAATATTGTAATATAGATAGATAATATTTTTTTGTTTAAAGTTACTTTATAAGGGTAAGAAAATTGGAAAGTTTTGAAACGCAACGATTATTAATAAGAGAATTACAAATGTCTGATGCAATGAGATTAAGTGAATATCGAAATAAAAAGGAAGTGGCTTTTTATCAATCTTGGTGGCATTATCCATATAATAAAGCTGTTAAAAGAATAGAATATTGTATAAAACATCCTTTTGAAGGAAAAAGAGGGACATATCAACTAGGAGTGGTATTAAAAGAGACAGGGTGTTTGATAGGTGATTATTTTTTTGAAGTTATTGAACCTAGTTCAATAACTATCGGTTATACTTTTGATAGTGATTATTGGCATCATGGTTATGCAACAGAGTCGTTAAGAGCATTATTAACAATTTTAAAAGATGAATATTATTTTGAGCGAGTTTTTGCACATGTTTATAATGATAATTATAGATCAATTAGATTATTAAAAAATATGGGTTTTGTGCAATATGAAAAGTCTATACTTATGGGAGATATTGGATTTAAATTAGATTTGAAATAAATAGATAGCTTTTTTATGTTTGTTTTAAATTATGACAAATTATTTATTTTAAAATACATATAATTTGTATTACGAGGTGAATGAAATGGATTTGTCAGTAGAAAAGAGTAAAACAAAGATAAAAAATATTAGGATGGTCTATGTAGCAATTTTTGGTTTAACAATTCTTTTGAGTTTAGTAAAGATGTATGATACATCACTATGCTTTGTAGTTTCGATGTTGGTGATTTCTTTTATGTGTGGTTATCAGCATTTGATTATATATATGGCAGCATTAGTATTAACATCATTATTATTTTATGATAGTTATATGGAGGTACTGATATCTTTAACAAGTGTAGTAATGATGCAGGTATTGATGTATTTTAAATTTATTAAAAGTAAGCATATTACTTTGATTATAGGTTTAGTAAGTTTAATTTATTTATATATATATAACTATAGTTATGTTGAAATATTAGTTGTTTTAAGTTTTACTTTAATACATAGTATATTGAGCTTAGAAATTGTACCGCTTTTTATTCATAATACAATTGATGTTTATACAAATAAGCGGATGATGATTCTTTCGATAATGATAATGTTTGCAATTGTTTCGTTGTTGGAAGTTAATCAAATTTATATGATGTTATTATTACGTTTTTATTTATTATTGAGTGTTTATTATTTAGGTATTAATAATACAATGCCCCCAATGTTATATATGTCAATTACATTAATGTTTATTAGTTCATCATTTAAAGATAATATATTATCTTTAATACTGCCATTTAGTGTTTTCTTTATGTATAAGCCACCTAATAAACTTATATGTTCAACTGTATATATTTTAAGCCATCTTATTTTACCGTTTTTTATTGAATATGATTATTATTATTATAACTTTATTATTATAATAAGTGCTGCTTTATTTTTATTTGTTCCTAATATAAAAAAACGTTCAAATTTACTTACTGATGAATATAAAAATATCACAGGGCGTAACAAATTGATTCAACGAGTTAATACATTTGCTTCTTTGTTTAGACAATTGACTAATATTTTTCAAGAATTTAATCGAGATGTAAATATTGGAGAGTTTGTTGGATATGTATATGAAGATGTGTGTTTACATTGTCCAAGTCGAGATTTATGTTTTTATCAAGATGGTGGGATTAGTCGATTAGGTAAGTTGATTAATAAGGGATTTAAGTATAATTTTAATAATGAAGATAATGAATATATAAAACATAACTGTATTAATCCTCAAAAAATTATTGATGCGATTGATGAATACAGGGAAAGTTATGAAAAAATTAAACGAGTTAATCAAGAAAATTTTTATTTGAAAAAGGATTTATTTTATGAATTTTCTTTGTTAAGTGAAGTATTTGATAATTTTAGTGATTCTTTAAAACAAATGCCATTTGAAAATGATTTGTTGAAAGAAC
Coding sequences:
- the prfA gene encoding peptide chain release factor 1 — translated: MNESMLERLKTMENRYEELGHMLMDPDIGSDIKKMTDVTKEQASLQAAYDLYQEYKEIENGIEEAKELAKEHDPEIKEMAKMELAELEEKLPDVIKKLEIELIPKDPNDNKDVIMEIRGAAGGDEGNIFAGDLYRMYVKYAESQGWKVEVMEAIDAEAGGYSLISFMVKGEGVYGKLKFESGSHRVQRVPKTETQGRVHTSTATVLVMPEVEEVDVEINKNDLRIDTYRASGAGGQHINKTDSAVRITHIPTGIVAASQDGRSQHDNKDKAMKALIARIYDYYQQQQDQQVESERKSKVGTGDRAEKIRTYNYPQNRVTDHRIGLTIQQLDRIIEGKLDDIITALINEDQRLKLEGQN
- a CDS encoding PP2C family serine/threonine-protein phosphatase, which encodes MDLSVEKSKTKIKNIRMVYVAIFGLTILLSLVKMYDTSLCFVVSMLVISFMCGYQHLIIYMAALVLTSLLFYDSYMEVLISLTSVVMMQVLMYFKFIKSKHITLIIGLVSLIYLYIYNYSYVEILVVLSFTLIHSILSLEIVPLFIHNTIDVYTNKRMMILSIMIMFAIVSLLEVNQIYMMLLLRFYLLLSVYYLGINNTMPPMLYMSITLMFISSSFKDNILSLILPFSVFFMYKPPNKLICSTVYILSHLILPFFIEYDYYYYNFIIIISAALFLFVPNIKKRSNLLTDEYKNITGRNKLIQRVNTFASLFRQLTNIFQEFNRDVNIGEFVGYVYEDVCLHCPSRDLCFYQDGGISRLGKLINKGFKYNFNNEDNEYIKHNCINPQKIIDAIDEYRESYEKIKRVNQENFYLKKDLFYEFSLLSEVFDNFSDSLKQMPFENDLLKEHLLGYQFNVTYLYKHDISLNVYTLEIGLLDISKEEVINELIPIVESYLNESLEVVSIKDIMHHLGYTSVVLKHQPNFSLQYGIQQYALEPLYCGDSFSTFHQDNDHYLALSDGMGQGKIAASESKLTLEVLSKLILNGISLKDTIDSVNALLKIKNHNDMFTTLDLCNINLANAKMKLIKYGANPSYHIRNKIIEKITTNSLPVGIVSKLKMSSYEMALKSDDIIIMSSDGTGDNFENIINDNLDLIDQLHPQEVATLLMDKVLEDNNLDDISIIVVKVVNARNDN
- a CDS encoding GNAT family N-acetyltransferase — encoded protein: MESFETQRLLIRELQMSDAMRLSEYRNKKEVAFYQSWWHYPYNKAVKRIEYCIKHPFEGKRGTYQLGVVLKETGCLIGDYFFEVIEPSSITIGYTFDSDYWHHGYATESLRALLTILKDEYYFERVFAHVYNDNYRSIRLLKNMGFVQYEKSILMGDIGFKLDLK
- the prmC gene encoding peptide chain release factor N(5)-glutamine methyltransferase, whose product is MTTVKELIKQAESRLDDSNKDVNAAKVLFYHLANKEPHELYLMYDEEVDKELEKQFLMGMEEYYNGRPIQYIKGVETFFGRDFKVNENVLIPRYETEELVENILYRIDDYFSGYKNITLCDVGTGSGAIAISLALEEPKLKVYATDISDLALTVAKENANNLKADVEFLVGDMLQPLIEKNLKVDIFVSNPPYIPQEQEIEAVVKDNEPHVALFGGNDGLYFYRKIFERVNELLNERALLAFEMGFDQRELMEEALQKYFPNDPYEIIKDINGKDRMLFIYRNLK
- the dnaB gene encoding replicative DNA helicase, whose amino-acid sequence is MTTRKYPHDIEAERSLLGAMLISKDICIDILNKTVEDDFYDINHQNIFKAMAAINEDGMPVDVTTVTSYLMDHNQLDKIGGVDYLFRLSESVPTVAHSEYYLKILHDKAILRRIIRETTRIAESAYDDVDNIDAFIDETERTILQVTQDRSAGEFREIRSVIKSVTDRLNMLQKIDGNISGVRSGFRDLDKITSGFQKGDLIILAARPAMGKTAFALNIAHNAAYKSKEPVAIFSLEMPAEQLVQRIICSMGSIEGASMRTGEVLKTNANKYYAAAERVSKCNLYIDDSPGIKINDIVAKSRKLKSEHGLKMIVIDYLQLITSSSKNRENRQQEVSEISRTLKALARELEVPVISLSQLSRSVEQRPNKRPMMSDLRESGAIEQDADIVSFIYREDYYKNNEDNKTEETGLTEIIIAKHRNGATGEVNLAFEKNYSRFSDLAHIGPDGTSDGIRDIRS
- a CDS encoding thymidine kinase; its protein translation is MYHQYRGGWLEVICGCMFSGKTEELIRRINVLSYAKKNIVVFKPKVDNRYSDTEIVSHSGSRVPCKIVEKAQDILKLVNDDVEVVAIDEIQFFDKDIVDVCEYLADKGIRVIVAGLDKDFRGESFGVMPELLTRAEFVTKLTAVCAKCGAPATRTQRLVDGKPASFEDPVVLIGAVEHYEPRCRHCHEVRNRPNKF